The sequence CCGGTGCGGGTTTCGCGGAGGAAGGCCAGTTCAGGCACCCACGGGTAATCCTGTATCTGGCGGGCTTCTTCATTCGATGGCGGTTGGAAATCGAAGGCTTCTTTCCAGCGTGATTCAACGGCGAGCGGAATTGTGACGCGCTCGATCAGATGCGTGCGGTAGCGAACAGTTTTGATTTCCAACCAACCTGCTTCGGCCAAGGCGCGAACGTCACGTTCGGCTTCGTTGCGCTCCAAGGCGGAGAGCAATCCGGCGTCATCGAGCAACTTTTCCCAAGCGCGTGAGAAGGGGCGTTGCAAGACTTCCTGCCGATCACTGCGTGCGCGACACCATTGGGTGAAGAGCTCGGCAGCGACGGGCAGGCGCTTGGGATTCATGGTTTAAATTCGGTTACGAATTAAACTGCGGAGGGCGCACTTTCGTCCTTCTCCCCTCGGAGGGGAGAAGGATTGAGGATGAGGGGTGCCCGCGAAAGCATTATGGAATTAATTACGAAAACACTGGCACCCCTCACCCCGGCCCTCTCCCCTCCGAGGGGCGAGGGAGTGGTGCTGCGGGCGTTTTGGAGTGCCTCGGGAAATTTCATGATGGCTATGAGAGAGCATCCATCGCCTCGGCCATGGTGGTGAGGAGCGGGATGTTATCGATGCGCGTCACGTAGCCTTCCTTGTCACGCTGCACTTCTTTCTGGCACATGATGACGGTTTGGGCATGCGGGACCATCACGCCCAAACGTTCCGGTGGAAAGGCCATGATGAGTTGCAATTGGAAGCTGCGGGCGAGGGCCAAGCAATCCTCGATGCCGTCACCAGAGAGCTTGGAGAAGGCTTCATCCATGACGACGAGGCCGAGTTGTTGTGAGCGCGTGGAACTGCGATCTCCGCGATCATACACGCGGCGAAAGGCGGCGAGCATGGAGATGAAGAACGGGGCTTGGTTCTCACCACCGGAGAGGTTGCGTCCGCTACGGCCAAGCGAGATGGGTGGGGCATCCGGTTTGTCCGCCGGGACCATTTCAAGGTCGTAATGATGGTAATTGCGGTAATCGAGGAGGCGGCGCGCGCGGTCATCGCCCTTATCAGGCGCGTTCACGGCTTCCATCAATTCCTCTTTCGCGCGCTGCACTTCCTTGTCCTTGATGGCGGCCATGAGTGGATCACTGGCTTCGAGACCGGAGTCGAGCAATTGCCAGACAGGGCCGTAACCAGCGGTGTCTTTGCGCTGGCTGAGGCGATAACGGAACTTGCCGACAGGCTGGCTCAGGTAACGATCCAGCAGGCGAATCGTGTTCTTCGCTCCTTCGATGCGGCGGTTCAATTCGTTCAGCACGTTTTCTTCGAGACGGCGTTCCCAATCCTTTTTGCGATCAGCGGCTAGCTCGCGAGATTTTTGCAGTTCGATGGTTTCCAGCACACGCAGGCGATTGTCCCACGCCTCGTTGCTTTCATCCTCGATATTGAAGTCGTGCTGGTATTCGGGATGACTCGGGTTGCCGTGTTCATCACGGGCTTGCGCGAGTTTTTCGCGTTCGCTCTTGCGTTGTGCTTGCGCTGCAGTGGCTTTGATGCCTGCGTCCTTGGCCTCGCTATACAACGCAGCGAAGCAATCGTTCCAGCGCGGGTGATCGGTACGGAAACGGTCGCGCAATTGCGTGAGTTCTTTTTCCAGCACGCCGCTGACGCCCTTGCTCAACTCCACACGACTGGCTTCGACTTCGAGACGACCATCACGGACTTCCTGTTCGGCACGAGCAAGACTTTCGCGGAGCGGCTTGGCTTTGAGTTCGAAACCATTGTTGCGATCGCGCAACATACCGATCTGTTCCAGTGCCTGCTTGTGCTGCTTCTCCAATTCTTCGAGCTGCTTTTGTCGGGCGGCGCGCTTGGGCGTTTGCAGCAGATCAATGGTGGCGCGCACGCGGCCGAGTTCAGTTTCCTTGTCCGGCAAGAGGGAGAGTTCGCCGGCATGGTCGGGCAGCGAGGTATCGGCGAGGCCGCCTTTGCGACCGGTGTCGAGCCACGTGGAGACATCGCCGAGGCGTTGCTTGAGTGCGTCGAGTTCCAGACGCGTTTCGTTCTGTTCCTTTTGCTTGGCGGCGCGCATGCGTTCCAAGCCCTCACGACCCAACGTCAATTCTACCGAGTTCGCGGGCTTGAGGCGACGACGCAGCGGGACTTGCTTGAAAATACCTTCCGGTGTGATGGCACGCCCGGCCTCAGTCTTTTCCAATTCCTCCAACGTCTCGACGCATTGGACATCGCCGAGAAGCTGCTCGACGTAAGCGCGCGCGATGGGATGCGTGACCTCCACTTTGCTGAAGAGCGAGTTTTCGCGCACGGTGTTGCGGAGTTGGCGCACTTCGGCGGGATTCAACAAGGACTCGGGTTCACGACCCGGAGGCGTCTTGCGGAGGATATCGAGGGCTTCGCGGTAATCGGCGGGTTTATCGACAACCAAGACCCAGCGATTGCGGCCTAGAAACAATTCCAGCGCGGGCCACCAGCGTTCGGCTTCGGGTTTCACTTCGATCAAGCGGCCAAGCTGTTCGGCGCGAGTGCCGAGCTTCTGCCGCATCGCCGTGAACAGCGGGAAAGAGCCGGGAGCCTGACCTTTTGACAGGTTCTCCCAATCTTCCGCGAGCTGACGCAGGCGCTTCTCCAGGTTGACGATGTCGTTCTTC comes from Verrucomicrobiia bacterium and encodes:
- a CDS encoding SbcC/MukB-like Walker B domain-containing protein; this translates as MSQRISLTRVIALNWYGFRQIFDVADNVLISGAFGTGKSALLDLLQYVLLGEHWRANRAAAGNARGRDLVGYCLGDTNQQRNGQRHFLRQSGVTLVALEFSRTPEKGKKEVKRETWGIRLEYSSPDAAPKQTYFFIPERVEYSALAPGGKLRPDDEFRTWLRREYGNESLFSRQKDYLEELAAPRHLNFDTDAFNRTFPKAIAFEPEENVEKFIREFILEENPLDVRDVRSALRAYDDTRKRLEKQEDEAAFLRRIAEQQQIYTTSKRTEAVLKHTDHTLRLLQNEERREQFADELKRLESDHADDLKALEKSTREAESTNKLLGEVRFEIQKDPDQVKFDQLSRQKQELQDKVNQLREAQKSVRQRFEERHYRWTQWLKHGAALPLDGLKKALTIDDRLLATLRSGTDAERLDAMQKLSARFNELWIAIENLVQPLKNDIVNLEKRLRQLAEDWENLSKGQAPGSFPLFTAMRQKLGTRAEQLGRLIEVKPEAERWWPALELFLGRNRWVLVVDKPADYREALDILRKTPPGREPESLLNPAEVRQLRNTVRENSLFSKVEVTHPIARAYVEQLLGDVQCVETLEELEKTEAGRAITPEGIFKQVPLRRRLKPANSVELTLGREGLERMRAAKQKEQNETRLELDALKQRLGDVSTWLDTGRKGGLADTSLPDHAGELSLLPDKETELGRVRATIDLLQTPKRAARQKQLEELEKQHKQALEQIGMLRDRNNGFELKAKPLRESLARAEQEVRDGRLEVEASRVELSKGVSGVLEKELTQLRDRFRTDHPRWNDCFAALYSEAKDAGIKATAAQAQRKSEREKLAQARDEHGNPSHPEYQHDFNIEDESNEAWDNRLRVLETIELQKSRELAADRKKDWERRLEENVLNELNRRIEGAKNTIRLLDRYLSQPVGKFRYRLSQRKDTAGYGPVWQLLDSGLEASDPLMAAIKDKEVQRAKEELMEAVNAPDKGDDRARRLLDYRNYHHYDLEMVPADKPDAPPISLGRSGRNLSGGENQAPFFISMLAAFRRVYDRGDRSSTRSQQLGLVVMDEAFSKLSGDGIEDCLALARSFQLQLIMAFPPERLGVMVPHAQTVIMCQKEVQRDKEGYVTRIDNIPLLTTMAEAMDALS